Sequence from the Acropora muricata isolate sample 2 chromosome 10, ASM3666990v1, whole genome shotgun sequence genome:
CATGATGGGTCAAAAGCCGAGTTGGGCCTTCGGCCTGGAGACTCTGTTCGTATTCCGCTCGGAGAAGGTTTTCGCGAAGTCCGTGTCAAATTTGTCGGCTTTCGGAACGGAGATCGGAAGAAATCGAAAAGCTGGAGGAAACGTTGGCAAAGGCGACTTTGCCGAGTGCTGAGCGATGTTTGTAAGGGCGAGAGCTACCTTGATTTGTCCACAGTCCATAAGCGGTTTTTTAAAGTCACCAGGATGGGAGACCGCTTCGTGAAGGTCCAAGTAGATCTGAACGAGGCATTTGTCCGAAGGCATCTAGAAGGTCACGAAATTCGTTTCAAAGTCGAGCTTCGGACTCATGGTTCGAAGGTCATGACACTGAATTACGGTATCATGCTTCGAAACAGCAGGAACAGACGCTCTTTCTCTGAGAACATTTCCACTCTGCCACATGAGGAATTGCTTCCCAGGTACCGACAGCACAAACACGGCCAATGCATGACCGGGTCAGGCCCAGTGGCCTGGGCAAAGATCCTAGGTTACTATGACAGTGCTGCCGCGAGGGAGTTGAACTCAAGTTATCCGTAAGTCAATTGTTTGTTTCTGGTTAATTAAGTTATTTTCTTGGCATGCAGAGCTGTGTTGCGTATGACCGTCGTACTCTGAAATATGAATGTTAAATTTTCAAAGCACTccttatggaacagtcttcctgacaatataagacttaacaacagttccattgatgactttaaaagaagtttaaaaacttatctttttaaattagctttttgatttccatatttgtatattttttcttttttagatttttttatctttatgtttttaacctgtctttgtaaaaagcattgagacttgcgtgacatgcgtttttaagaattaaagtattattattattattatattattattattattattattattattattattattattattattattattatgtaggATAgccctctgtaacagacccagtggcaTCTGTATTCTCACCTGGTTTTCGGAAAAAAGTCAGCAGGTCGGCAAATTTTCCATTAGGTAGCCGATCTCTGTCAGGTCGCtgctttgcctttttcaaacatacaCGAATGATATATGCTGGGTATGTAAAAGTCGTACCAGGGAAGCCACAAAGTGGCCGGgtaaaattacaaatttcacCAGGTACCGGGGAGGCTAAATTTTTACTGGGTGAAAGGAAAAATCCATTGGGTCGGGTTTCACAGGGTCTGTTTCAGAGGGGTGTTGTAGGATGGATATGTGGTAGACGGAAAATAAACTATTTTTCGGTAAATGAACCTCTTCCAATACAATCTTCTTTGAAAGACTTTGGATCACTCAGGTCGCATTTGAAAGCTCCGTTCTCAGTGCATCATTAATGTTTGCTAAGGAAAAAAATGTCTTATATGTCCTTTCGTGTGAAAGGGAAGAATGAAATATCGTCGAAATGATATGGAATGGACTATAAAGTGTTAGAGTAGTGATTATTACTTCATCTTTGCGGACGCATAGGAAAATTTCCAGTGTCCTAGCTAGGTTTTCAAGGGAAAAGGGTGGATAATTGGCATATTATACTTTTTGACTTTGCCTCTCATAACTATGAATGATAATTTGTCAAATCCagtcttttctttaattttaatgTTCTTTCAGAAGTAACAATGTATTTCTTCATTATCACATTTATTTAATTACAGTAACTTAAAAGTAGTGTTTTCATTGAGTCAATAGTCAGTGCGAGTCTCTCGAGCGTCTCCCTCCATTCTAGCATTACCCTTGGCTTTCTTGTTGGAGCATTGTTGAACAAGCCTTCTACTTTTTTTCCCAGCCAAACTTTGGCagccttttcaaaatcaaaGTCCTTCCTGTTTGGTCCTTCGATGACAATTCGCACAAGGCAATCTAGTGATTATTTGATATCAAAGAAGTTGAGAAGGGTGAAATCGCCATCACAAGCTGGCGTTTCGATCGTATTTCCATCGTCATCCTCTCTGACGAAGTGGGCTAACTCTCCAAAAGgccaactttttttcttcagataaTTTAACTCTTTTCAACTCATTTGCGgccaaattttccttttcacttccccaccgacCTTGTATtgcagtttctttacaaactaaatCCTTCATTCATTTGCAGATCAATCGCCCGTCTATTTGGCTCGTCAACTCGTTTACCGCAAACAATGGACTCATCTGTGAAAAAGATGACAGAGCGAATTTTTCACAAACTTGGATCTCACTGCGCCCCACACGGGCGGGGAGAAACCTCGCCAAAGCAAATGATGCAAATCAGCAAAACTCTGGGGCAAAGATACAAGGTTCTGCATCGTGATGGGCTTGGCGAGGGGAAAATCCATTGGACAGCCTTGATGCAGAAACTCCTTCAAAGCGGTCACCCAGTCTTGGTCAGCGGGGAGACCAGCGAGCTCCAAGCGCATCGTTATGTTGTTGTGACAAGAATCAGGCGAAGCTTTAAGTACTACAGTTTCTGTGATGAACAAACTGACGTATGTACACCATGGACCTTACGGGAAGAATCGAATCTTTATGTCCACGAAGAAGGTAACCCTGGCAAATGGGAAAGCAACGAAATAAACTTTTTCGCAACAATTACCGGAAATTGAAAACATTCCTGGAAAAAACACCGGGCCCCAATAATGCTTCAGTTGGTCGCTTTAGAATGAATTGTATTTTCCATAGAGATAGTCGTCATCTTAGATGAAGTTCCGTTCCGCACTGCTGTAAATTGCGAAGATACGCAGCGATGGTAGCCATTGTTCTGGAAACGCTTGTGTTAGTGTGAGTGTGGTCGTGTTCACTTGAAACTGTCGAGTTCACTTGAAACTACCGACTCGTGGTGTAAAACGTTTACACAAGCTCTGAAATTGCGTAGTCGTATACTAAAGCAAAACTTTTGAACCGTGAAAAGGTTTACTTTGCCATGGAAAGAGGACAGCAGCGAGAATATGCGCACGAGCTTACAAAAGACTGTTCCACTACTAAAGGGGTTAAATTTCACGTATCTGGAAAACATCAAAAGTCAGACTTCTGTTTCTCATAGAATCATGAATGTTTCCTTAATCTGTCCTCTGTTGTTTGAGATCTTTTTGTCTCGTCAAAAACGAATTGAGACGCAACTAATTTGAGTGAGATTTGGCAATGACAATTAAATTTTCAGCGCTATGTTTGCGCCGTTTGCTGGAAACTCGAACTTGTAAAAAGCGAGCGCAATGATACATTCACCAATGTCGTAGCGTGCATGCGCCCAGCTTGCCTTAGGTGAATTTTCTGGCCTTGCTTATACGTGCCGTTGGATACAAAACTTTATGGTGAATGCGTCCTGTCTGCGGCATTAATTTGCGTATTAGGCAACAGTGCAGTATATAAGGTATTGGCGTGATCGAGGAAAGGGAAAATCACAAAATGGTAACTTATTTTGCTACGTTTATCACAACTCTGTACTCTTTCTTGTGACGCTCTGATCGGAAGTTTGATTTCCATTTGTTAGACTGAGGCCGTTGTTATTTTTATGTCTTCCTGGTCTTGGTGCCCCTAAAACTTGTTTCCTTATggctttttttcttcctttgttGGGATTAAGGTTGTTCGTCGTATGGTGCACTCGATTAATCTGCTTTTTTTCACTGCAGATAAAGAATAGTTTTGACAGTTAATTATCTatcataaatttttttttttcgggaaaaTGACTGTACCATGAACGTGTTATCGGTCATTCAGTGTTTCATGATCTGCATCGATCTatagttttatttttgtaataaaATGTGTCATACCTGTAATGTCCTCAAGGAGGGTTTACTATGAAGCGGATTAAAATGAAACCGACAAAGCAATGATGTCGTTTCTTGATCCATGCTCTGCAGTGGGTGGTAACACTGGAGTGGTTAGTGTCTGTGTTTCTCTAGATTAGTAGCATCTTGAGAGTTTTTAACGTGGATGCCTCTGGCCTGTTTTTGTTCGAAAAGAACCAGTACGGTCGGCAGGTACGCTCTCTACCGAGATCTTGGCCAGAATTTATTTTCGTGGAGGTAGCGTGAAGGAGTGATTAGGACGCCAGAATCGAAATCctgagatcccgagttcaaagTCCCGCTCTTATCGCTAGTTGAATTTGTTCTTGGCAGTTCGTTCTTGGCCGCGCTTGTACATAACCagctggtctgcctcctgcaaATTGGGATTCTTAAGCTGCTGAGTTATTTGGTTACTTTGAGAAGCCTGCAACGAGCTCTATAATCTAAGTGCACTTCCGTTATAAATAtggcattttgtttttgtttacaaacTTTGTATTActaatcggctaactcggtgttgtacccaattcaaatctcgcggggttaaaattctttgtgtgttgcatttgcattagaaggtggcattcacatttaaatgatatggaaatgcatgaaacaaaacattttattcccaaagggtttgaattgggcacaacattgagttagccgattaggtctatcaCTTGTTTGACTTTGAAAGCATTAAAAACATTCAAATTCATCCTAATAAAGAGAAGCTCCCAGCATATGCAGCTCAAAGAAAACGAAACGGGAGAGCTCGCCTCCAACATCAGCTGGCTGCGGCCCAAAACAATTCGTGATCTATACAATTTAAATGGGACAAAATTTCACAAAGCTCCTGCAACCgcaagtctttttttttctttttaatgatGAAAGCATTTCTAAGAAGAATTTCATCGGGCATTTTTCAACCCAACATGTACAGTATTCAAATTCTTTAAGCATTATATTTCTTTCTGTTGTGACATGCCATGTTTCCTACTTCTTAAAACAAGCCTGTAAAAATAAACTGACAGTGATCAATAAAGCCACCTGTTAATAGCTTAGAGCGATACGCACAGTCCTGTTAATAATTGATGGATTTTCAACTTTGGACGCTTATTAGAGGTAAGgccatttttttgttcagtGTATTGGACATTGCGCAGCGGGAACGCAGGTCATCTGAGCTTAAAAATACCTCAAACTAGAACATGGGCGCGACCATTCTTGTGGGATTTCTGGTGTTGTGCATTCCTGTGGCTTCCTCACGTAAGTATCCATTCATATTTGTTATTCTACGTGCTTATTTTATCCTATCTGGTGTTGTTTTTGGTGTAGTTCGACCAAAGCCTTTGCAATTGTAAGATTACGGTCACTTAATCCTCACAGCATGTCTTCATAAACATAGCCCTGTGTGACCATTTAGAAGAATCCATGATAGCTTCCAGGATTAGGACTCATTATACGCCTAAGAGTGGAATGGGAGACTCTGCAGCGGCTGTTTATGTCCTTAATGCGCCTTGTGAAAGTGGTATTGGCTATCATAAaacactttcattttctttctttgataTTTACATATTAAGTAAATTATAAAATTTGGTTTGATACCAGCCGACGATATTTGGGGAAATTGCAATGAACTTTAACTCTAAGCAGCTTTCACTAGCTGCTATTTTTCGATCTACTTTAAGTCTTTGGTAGCCCAAAGGCTAAGTACTTCGTTAAAATGAGATGGACAGCTTTTTGAATAAGTTTAATTTCAACACGCTGCAAGCACTTAAGTCTGGATGCATCAATGAAGAACTGCTTGTCTTTTCTACACCAGAAAAGGTCGAGATATCTCAAAAGCTTTCGTAAGCAGGCTCAAAAAGCTTTTTGACTCATTGTCGTCTGGCTGTAAGCATTTCAATCTGGATGTATCAAAGAAATATTCGCTTTATCTGCACCAGAAAAAGTCGAGATTTTTCACTTTCTCGTTTTTCTTCAAGAAAAGGTGTCTTTCGTCGTGCACGTTTAGCGTTTTAGAGTGCCATCAAAGAGCTTTAAAGGCGCGCCTTTGCATTACTAGCCGGTCCCAATTATGATCACGTTATGAAGGCAGGtgttaaaattataaataatgtCAGATGCACTGACCAATTGGAAATGCCAACGGATTGATTTACAAATAAATTTCCGGCCTCTGATCCAACCTGTCAACCATTACGTTAGAACCAATAGGCTCCTGGTTAGAACCGATGTATAGTAACCAACTTTTAATATTAACTAGTGACAAGAGCTTGCACTaactcaaaaacttcaaaagcAATAGCAACACGATCCGCGTTTGATACGAGCGAGCTTAAGCAAGGCAACCGCAACAGCATTGGCGACGCCAGGAaaatgattggttgaattagtAAATAtaatcgtgcagcacgcactttagtagaattctttgacgtagtctgccaaatgacaacgtgaaatttcagAATTAAatgttttaacgacaacgtggacaaacaaacattaaatctttcattcgacgtacttttttttttcaagtttttttcaattatcGTTCTTTACTCTCATTTTATTTCAGGGATGTTGCCTCTATTTTCAAATCTTAAATATTGGTACCCTGGGAACGTGGACTATGGAGGGTCATACAGCGACCAGGACGTATTCCAGGCTGTCAACATTTCTTCCACCGGCGTCGAGGACAACACCACATGCGTACTGCGCATGAGCACAGCTCTCACTCTAAACCCAGGCCATCAAGTGAGAGAGCCGTATGAAGGGAGCGTCGAAGGCACCGCCAACAACTATTATTTCTACGACCAACGAGGATTTCTGAGCTACCTTGAAAAAATGTATGGATTCCCGATCTCGTCCACTACCACTGACACTTTCCGCGGGATACCAGGAATAATGTTTATTAATGTGACTGGTACGATCAGATCCGACGATGTGTGCAGTATTCTTCTGTGGGATGGCGCGGGATTTCATCAAGGAAAAGGTTATCTTCACCACTATGCTATCGAGAAGGTTTTCCTGTGGCCCGCTCCTTCAGGTAGGAAAACTTTCATTAAAGGgatcctccactctgcaaacaaATATCGCCTAGATTGTTTAAAATGCATCAACAAAAGTAATTCTCATGGCTAAAGTTTCTTCCCTATCCCTATGCTGTTGTTTTTTGCCTTCGAAAATGGCTCTCTGGCGCTATTTGAAATTCCTGCGGCCGCCATCTTTGAATGATAGTGCAAAGCACTATGGGCTGATGATCGGTGAGAGTCCTGTGAATTTAGGGTGTCCTGTGCGGGTCTAGCCATAGCATTTGTGGGCAAATTTGCGTTGTTCATGTTTTTAGCTTTGCTTTTAATCGAGTTTGTAAAGACATTTATAAATGTCTTAAAAGTCCTTTTTGCTATGGACGTTGATAAAAAATGGGTCGGAAGCAATGAAAAgggcattattattattattattattattattattattattctatttcttataactttatgcccatttacaacacaatagttgagcccattccttgggcctagggctaaaatgaggtagaagtctatcctacttgatagaaagtgtctttcgtaggatgcgagatgttcctagcagtgcaatcttctgtagttcactaattttgatgttacccgggatttgtttggtgtatttctccaagcccttttttattagtcccagcgctccaatcacaactggcatcgttgtggccttcatcccccacattcgctcaatctcaatttcgaggtctttgtattttgacagcttttcagtaACTTAAACTGAAGTGCTCTTTTCAGTAGGGATGGACATATCAATGAGTAGGCAGCTTTTCTCCTGTTTGTCTGTTACTACAATGTCTGGTCTGTTGGCTTTTATCTCACGGTCTGTCTGTATtggcatatcccacaagatTGTGATGTTGTCTCTTTCTGTTACTGTTTGGGGTTCATGCTCATACCATTTCTCTTCTACGTTTATATTTAGCTCTTTGCATATTAttatatttcttcttcttcttcttcttcttcttcttattattattattattattattattatcattattatttctaaAATAAGTTTTTTATCTCTTTAGGTGGCTGCGACATCAACTTAAACGTAAAACAATCCTGCTTCCCGTCAACGTCTAAAGTTGAACTGAAATCTGGAAAAAAGATTGCTATGAACAAGCTTGAGATCGGAGACTTGGTCAAAACTTACTCCAACGATGGCGAGATCGTGTTCAGCCCAGTGATCACATTTCTGGATCAAGACATCGATTACAAAGGTTATTTCCCGACAGTAATTGtgaattttcattttgctcTAATTCCCAGGTTTCTTTGCACTTGTTCATCAAATGACGAGCTTCCCTTTCTTCCTTCCAGCAAGACGTGAATAACCCTGTAATTGAGAAACCCTGTTACtctccaggggcccgtttctcgaaagtcccgaaacttttcgggcgtatttcgggtgacataatactctttgtatcttcaaaacgaaggcgtctcgaggcacgaaactttgcagttatttttatttttattccctttacaatatatgaaaaaaacagctttacagaataaggaggtcggagttttaggaatggcttttcgggcccgaaaagttttcgggactttcgagaaacgggccccagacaCGATCTGTGATTGGATGACGAAACAGTGGATGATACAATTCAAGCAATTTCCAATCTCGTCCAATTGCCACAAATCCTTTCCGCGGAACACCAGGAGTAATGTTTATTAATGTCACTAGTACGAGAAGATCACGATGTGCTGCTTTCTCTGGTTGTCGTTTCAGTCgttgttgattttatttttcatcGCGAATCCCACGAAAAGTTTCTCCAAAACGAGAAATTAGgggttttaaaaaaaacaaaaagcaaaaaagcaatcgCGCCTTGtgcgcgcgatttttcccgcgctttgaagTAATTGCagggaattctgattggtccaTAGTGATGTtttttcctgttgtgattggtgttgtgattggttactttggtattggtttaatttttcgacagtcgtttgaaaaccgctgtATTCGCTGTTCTTAGGTCATTATTACACAATCTCCACCGCGTGCGGCTTTAAAATAACACTCAGCGAAGCTCATCTCATATTCAAGATAACTCAAACACCAGATGCCATCAAAAGCGACTTTGCTCACTCCTCACTAGTGAGGCCTGGTGACCACATCGCTGTTCATTCTCGA
This genomic interval carries:
- the LOC136887745 gene encoding uncharacterized protein is translated as MVKPEVKVPSEKAQTSNSMEAYYQVKMPDEEKTATEDTEEVVVKFQGERQRRSPRSGIFICLLVVVLLVGFLVVFLIQKSKGGSSCALNFRDDYIEITDYPDLSNTSSNTWQQNVSWETQEEFYTLSDAISKEDIMGLRPIFRKDLPRDYIAYWEAKINDKKGEKYVIISAAKETGDYRLVEQGPLPSPSDVLSSQARQHGHSCHRVYRLRPDGLMACEDSTANRFVAATRDIDNDSWDVHWRALDKQVNRALVSMKKEWLKLAEKVKKDPEWIRFQWMSVKTGKLSTTVGPTRETPTVVSTTGFNFEVQSTHDGSKAELGLRPGDSVRIPLGEGFREVRVKFVGFRNGDRKKSKSWRKRWQRRLCRVLSDVCKGESYLDLSTVHKRFFKVTRMGDRFVKVQVDLNEAFVRRHLEGHEIRFKVELRTHGSKVMTLNYGIMLRNSRNRRSFSENISTLPHEELLPRYRQHKHGQCMTGSGPVAWAKILGYYDSAAARELNSSYPSIARLFGSSTRLPQTMDSSVKKMTERIFHKLGSHCAPHGRGETSPKQMMQISKTLGQRYKVLHRDGLGEGKIHWTALMQKLLQSGHPVLVSGETSELQAHRYVVVTRIRRSFKYYSFCDEQTDVCTPWTLREESNLYVHEEGNPGKWESNEINFFATITGN
- the LOC136887751 gene encoding indian hedgehog protein-like translates to MGATILVGFLVLCIPVASSRMLPLFSNLKYWYPGNVDYGGSYSDQDVFQAVNISSTGVEDNTTCVLRMSTALTLNPGHQVREPYEGSVEGTANNYYFYDQRGFLSYLEKMYGFPISSTTTDTFRGIPGIMFINVTGTIRSDDVCSILLWDGAGFHQGKGYLHHYAIEKVFLWPAPSGGCDINLNVKQSCFPSTSKVELKSGKKIAMNKLEIGDLVKTYSNDGEIVFSPVITFLDQDIDYKGHYYTISTACGFKITLSEAHLIFKITQTPDAIKSDFAHSSLVRPGDHIAVHSRYGRFHEQVTSVSVAERQGAFAPVTEEGTMLVDNVWVSCYADIADHDLAHTLMTPLKRLYSLAPHVLGSKGKYVHGYLRGALRPIGVRIFGEEKFYQSPQNRALVEYTDLFIESLPIDKNNK